From one Phocaeicola salanitronis DSM 18170 genomic stretch:
- a CDS encoding HlyD family secretion protein: MVTRKTKKLIYNTVVIALLAIGVAYVCSRFIHLGNVEYTDNAQIRQHITPVNTRVQGFIKKIYFEEYKPVRKGDTLLVIEDAEFKLRLAQAEADLANALAGQQVTNAGIATVRNNLSVNDASIEEARVQRANAGRELQRYKKLLEEDAVTRQQYDNIQTAYEAADARYEQMLRLKHSTSLAKDEQTHRLGQNEAAIRLAQAAVDLARLNLSYTVIIATCDGVTGHKGIHEGQLVQPGQTMVDIVDNSDLWVIANYRETQLPRIKEGAEVTFTADAVPGIVYRGIVESISDATGAAFSLIPQDNATGNFVKVEQRVPVRIRLQGNEAEKVNRLRAGFNVECKVKY; the protein is encoded by the coding sequence ATGGTTACACGAAAGACAAAAAAGCTGATTTACAATACGGTTGTCATTGCATTGCTGGCAATAGGCGTGGCATACGTCTGTTCGCGCTTCATCCATTTGGGAAACGTGGAATATACGGACAATGCCCAGATAAGGCAGCATATCACTCCCGTCAACACACGGGTGCAGGGCTTTATCAAGAAGATTTATTTCGAAGAATACAAGCCGGTGCGTAAAGGAGACACGCTGCTTGTGATTGAAGACGCGGAGTTTAAATTGCGGTTGGCACAGGCTGAGGCGGACCTGGCGAACGCACTGGCGGGGCAGCAGGTTACAAACGCAGGGATAGCCACCGTACGGAACAACCTGAGCGTCAACGATGCCAGCATCGAAGAAGCCCGTGTGCAGCGTGCCAATGCCGGGCGTGAACTGCAACGGTATAAGAAACTGCTGGAAGAAGATGCCGTTACCCGCCAGCAATACGATAACATCCAGACCGCTTACGAGGCTGCCGATGCCCGATACGAGCAAATGCTCCGCTTGAAGCATTCGACTTCGCTGGCAAAGGACGAGCAGACGCACCGGTTGGGACAAAACGAGGCGGCTATCCGTCTGGCGCAAGCCGCCGTGGACTTGGCGCGCTTGAATTTGTCTTATACGGTTATCATCGCCACTTGTGACGGTGTGACGGGACATAAAGGCATTCATGAAGGTCAATTGGTGCAGCCGGGCCAGACGATGGTGGATATTGTAGACAATAGCGACCTGTGGGTGATAGCCAATTATCGCGAAACGCAGCTCCCCCGCATCAAAGAGGGGGCGGAAGTCACTTTTACGGCCGATGCCGTTCCGGGCATTGTATATAGAGGTATAGTGGAATCCATATCTGATGCCACGGGAGCGGCTTTTTCCCTCATACCGCAGGATAATGCCACGGGTAATTTCGTAAAAGTGGAGCAACGGGTTCCCGTCCGCATCCGCCTGCAAGGCAATGAAGCGGAAAAGGTGAACCGCTTGAGAGCCGGATTCAATGTAGAATGTAAAGTGAAGTATTGA
- a CDS encoding TolC family protein — MSKKKRLIGLLCIAVLCSQCLCAQTRQMGIEELFRLADGQSQSIQAYKTGTEAAREALKAAKAQRLPDVNASLSASYWGNGKLWDRDFGNAMTVDMPHFGNNFALEAQQVIYAGGAISSGIRQAELGTLLAELDLQKNVQEIRFLLVGHYLNLYKLDNQIRVLEKNMELTEEVIANMKARREQGTVLKNDITRYELQKEQLNLQLSRVKDARKIANHQLVTTLHLPENTEISPDTSLLERQILTLTEEEWQDLAEGNNILLRQSQAAVRMNEQKVKQERSERLPHISLVAAEHLDGPITIEVPVLDNNFNYWYIGVGIKYNFSSLFKNNRKLKQARLNVRQAQERHLLVQEQVENAVQEGYVNFLTAFTDLRTQENSVRLADENYSVTDNRYQNGMALLTDMLDASNMKLSADLGLVNARINILYNYYTMKYITHTL; from the coding sequence ATGAGCAAAAAGAAAAGGCTCATAGGGCTGTTGTGTATTGCAGTCCTGTGCAGCCAGTGTTTATGTGCCCAAACCCGACAGATGGGCATAGAAGAATTGTTCCGTCTTGCCGACGGACAGAGCCAAAGTATTCAAGCGTATAAAACGGGGACGGAGGCTGCCCGTGAAGCATTGAAAGCAGCCAAGGCGCAGAGGCTTCCGGATGTGAACGCGTCTCTTTCCGCCAGCTATTGGGGCAACGGAAAGCTATGGGACAGGGATTTCGGCAACGCCATGACGGTAGACATGCCGCACTTCGGCAATAACTTCGCGTTAGAGGCGCAACAGGTCATCTATGCGGGAGGCGCTATCAGCAGCGGCATCAGGCAGGCGGAGCTGGGGACGTTGTTGGCAGAGCTTGATTTGCAGAAGAATGTGCAGGAGATACGCTTCCTGCTCGTGGGGCATTACCTGAACCTTTACAAGCTGGACAATCAAATCCGTGTATTGGAAAAGAACATGGAACTGACCGAAGAGGTCATCGCCAACATGAAGGCACGCAGGGAACAGGGTACGGTCTTGAAAAACGACATTACACGCTATGAACTGCAAAAAGAACAGCTCAACTTGCAGCTCTCGCGGGTAAAAGACGCCCGTAAAATTGCCAACCATCAGTTGGTGACTACCTTGCATTTGCCGGAAAATACGGAAATAAGCCCCGACACTTCTTTACTGGAGCGGCAGATTCTGACACTCACGGAAGAAGAATGGCAGGACCTGGCAGAGGGCAATAACATCCTGTTGAGGCAATCGCAGGCGGCTGTCCGGATGAATGAGCAGAAGGTGAAGCAGGAACGCTCCGAACGCCTTCCGCACATTTCCCTTGTCGCCGCCGAGCATTTAGACGGCCCTATCACCATCGAAGTGCCTGTATTGGACAACAATTTCAATTACTGGTACATAGGCGTGGGCATAAAATACAACTTTTCTTCCTTGTTCAAGAATAACAGGAAACTGAAACAGGCGCGGCTGAACGTGCGCCAGGCACAAGAACGCCACCTGCTGGTGCAAGAGCAAGTGGAAAATGCCGTACAAGAGGGATATGTAAATTTCCTGACCGCTTTTACCGATTTGCGTACCCAAGAGAACAGCGTCAGGCTGGCGGACGAGAATTACAGCGTTACCGATAACCGCTATCAGAACGGGATGGCATTGCTGACCGACATGCTGGATGCCAGCAACATGAAGCTCAGCGCCGACCTGGGATTGGTAAACGCCCGCATCAACATCCTGTACAATTATTATACAATGAAATACATCACACATACGTTATAA
- a CDS encoding class I SAM-dependent methyltransferase, translated as MKPLSPETLAFIRAHRSDNMRTLALQAPKYPKVDMPEALIQIAGRQIAEKKIPSWAEREDIRYPQHLSMEQCSSEVTARYKASLAEGESFADLTGGFGVDCAFIASRFRRADYVERQETLCELAAHNFALLGLDQIKVHHADGITYLQHMNPVDCLYLDPARRNNQGGKTVAISDCEPDVSRLESLLAEKGKMVMVKLSPMLDVALAIQTLRFVSQVHIVAVNNECKELIILLKKEDKDTDNIAGKEIVIHCEQAVNNLLTTPFIFTLSEEKNAVCEYACHVGKYLYEPGASLLKAGAYRLLGSRYNVKKLHPNSHLYTSDTLVDFPGRSFQVESVSGFGKKELKTFLQGMEKANLTVRNFPSSVAELRKKLKLKEGGNTYLFATTLKGEEKVLIKCTKASVTPALPLSL; from the coding sequence ATGAAACCATTATCTCCAGAAACCCTTGCATTTATCCGTGCGCACCGTTCCGACAACATGCGCACCTTGGCACTTCAAGCCCCCAAATATCCCAAAGTAGACATGCCCGAAGCCCTCATCCAGATTGCGGGAAGGCAAATCGCGGAAAAGAAAATCCCTTCGTGGGCAGAGCGGGAAGACATTCGCTATCCGCAGCATTTGTCCATGGAACAATGCTCTTCCGAAGTGACGGCACGCTATAAAGCATCGCTGGCAGAAGGAGAATCATTTGCCGACCTTACGGGAGGATTCGGAGTGGACTGCGCTTTCATCGCTTCCCGGTTCCGGCGGGCAGACTACGTGGAACGCCAAGAAACACTATGCGAACTGGCGGCACACAACTTCGCTTTATTGGGATTAGACCAGATAAAGGTGCATCATGCCGATGGCATAACCTACCTGCAACACATGAATCCGGTGGACTGCCTGTACCTTGACCCTGCCCGCCGGAACAATCAAGGAGGGAAAACCGTAGCCATATCCGATTGTGAACCGGACGTAAGCCGGCTGGAATCCCTGCTGGCGGAAAAAGGAAAAATGGTGATGGTCAAGTTGTCCCCGATGTTGGACGTAGCGTTGGCGATACAGACCTTGAGATTCGTTTCACAAGTTCATATCGTAGCTGTTAATAACGAGTGCAAAGAGTTGATAATCCTGTTGAAAAAGGAAGACAAAGATACGGATAACATCGCTGGGAAAGAGATTGTTATCCATTGCGAGCAAGCTGTGAACAACCTGTTAACAACTCCGTTCATATTTACCCTGTCAGAAGAAAAGAACGCGGTATGCGAATACGCATGCCACGTAGGGAAATACCTGTACGAACCCGGCGCATCCTTGCTCAAGGCAGGAGCTTACCGCCTGCTTGGTTCGCGCTACAACGTAAAGAAACTGCATCCGAACAGCCATTTATACACATCCGACACACTTGTTGACTTTCCGGGACGTTCTTTTCAGGTAGAATCGGTATCAGGTTTTGGGAAAAAGGAACTGAAAACGTTCCTGCAAGGAATGGAGAAAGCGAATCTTACGGTACGCAATTTCCCCTCTTCCGTTGCCGAACTAAGAAAGAAACTGAAACTGAAGGAAGGGGGGAATACGTACCTCTTTGCCACGACCCTAAAGGGTGAGGAAAAAGTATTGATAAAATGCACCAAGGCAAGCGTCACGCCTGCTCTGCCTCTTTCGCTTTGA
- a CDS encoding SufE family protein, with product MKTINELQDEVIEEFSDFEDWMDKYQLLIDLGNEQEPLDEKYKTEENLIDGCQSRVWLQADMEDGRIVFQAESDALIVKGIIALLIKVLSGHTPDEILNADLYFIDKLGLKEHLSSTRSNGLLAMVKQIRMYALAFKAKEAEQA from the coding sequence ATGAAGACAATCAACGAACTGCAAGACGAGGTCATTGAAGAGTTCAGCGACTTCGAGGATTGGATGGACAAATACCAGTTGCTCATCGACTTGGGTAATGAGCAGGAGCCGCTTGACGAGAAGTATAAGACAGAAGAGAACCTGATAGACGGATGCCAAAGCCGTGTATGGCTTCAGGCTGATATGGAGGACGGAAGAATCGTCTTTCAGGCAGAAAGCGATGCGCTTATTGTAAAGGGGATTATCGCCCTGCTTATCAAAGTCCTCTCAGGGCATACCCCCGATGAAATCCTGAATGCCGACCTTTATTTCATCGATAAGCTCGGACTGAAAGAACACCTTTCGTCCACCCGCAGCAACGGGCTTCTGGCTATGGTGAAACAGATACGCATGTATGCGCTGGCATTCAAAGCGAAAGAGGCAGAGCAGGCGTGA
- a CDS encoding M20 family metallopeptidase yields MNKSIIIMLCLGAVIVSLFTSCGSSKNKNASENGQETPDSLVQAPAFHADSAYRYIERQVAFGPRVPNTEAHWACGEYLAGQLKAFGAKVYDQYADVISYDGKILKARNIVGSYNPDTKKRVLLCAHWDSRPYADADKEEHHHTPIDGANDGASGVGVLLEIARHLQQQAPAIGIDIVFFDAEDYGIPEFYEGDYKQDTWCLGSQYWGRFPHVPDYKARFGILLDMVGGKDAVFYYEGYSARTANQPMKKIWDMAHRLGHEQCFVKEVGGEVVDDHIYVNRFRQIPCVDIIGYDPHSEKGFHPTWHTVGDTMDCIDKTVLQAVGETVMAVIYNEK; encoded by the coding sequence ATGAATAAATCAATCATCATTATGCTTTGCTTAGGGGCGGTAATCGTCTCGCTTTTCACTTCGTGCGGAAGCAGCAAGAACAAGAATGCTTCTGAAAACGGGCAGGAAACGCCAGATTCCCTCGTTCAGGCACCGGCATTTCATGCCGATAGTGCTTACCGTTACATCGAACGGCAAGTGGCTTTCGGCCCGCGTGTCCCGAATACAGAAGCCCATTGGGCGTGCGGCGAGTATCTGGCAGGGCAACTCAAGGCATTTGGAGCGAAAGTGTACGACCAATATGCGGATGTAATCAGTTATGATGGAAAGATATTGAAAGCGCGTAACATTGTCGGCTCGTATAATCCCGACACCAAAAAACGGGTATTGTTGTGCGCGCACTGGGATAGCCGTCCGTATGCCGATGCCGATAAGGAAGAACATCACCATACGCCGATAGACGGGGCGAATGACGGGGCAAGCGGTGTGGGAGTCTTATTGGAAATAGCCCGCCACCTGCAACAACAGGCTCCGGCAATAGGCATCGACATCGTATTCTTTGATGCGGAAGACTATGGCATCCCTGAATTCTATGAGGGAGATTATAAGCAAGACACGTGGTGTCTGGGCTCACAATATTGGGGACGTTTCCCGCATGTGCCCGACTATAAGGCGCGTTTCGGCATCCTGCTGGATATGGTGGGAGGAAAAGATGCCGTTTTCTATTACGAAGGGTATTCTGCCCGTACCGCCAACCAGCCTATGAAGAAGATATGGGACATGGCACACCGTTTGGGACACGAACAGTGTTTCGTGAAGGAAGTAGGTGGAGAAGTGGTAGACGATCATATATATGTAAACCGCTTCCGTCAAATCCCGTGCGTAGACATCATCGGGTATGACCCGCATAGCGAAAAGGGCTTCCACCCTACCTGGCACACGGTAGGCGATACGATGGATTGCATCGATAAAACAGTACTGCAAGCCGTAGGCGAGACCGTTATGGCTGTGATTTATAATGAAAAGTAA
- a CDS encoding M20 family metallo-hydrolase, translating into MLSDISYYTSEALTLLNSLIGIPSVSREEEAAADFLQTYIEESGIMTGRSGNNIWCISPMFDTSRPTILLNSHIDTVKPVNGWRKQPFTPKMENGKLYGLGSNDAGASVVSLFQAYRYLTSVSQSYNLIFLASCEEEVSGKGGIESVLPQLPPIALGVVGEPTGMQPAIAEKGLMVLDVTAHGKAGHAAREEGDNAIYKVLDDIEWFRSFQFPKVSPLLGPVKMSVTQINAGTQHNVIPDLCTFVVDIRSNECYSNEELFADICAHIRCEAKARSFRLNSSHIDQEHPFVKRAIELGKVPFGSPTLSDQALMHFPSVKMGPGKSSRSHTADEYVMVSEIEEAIQTYIAILDGLKI; encoded by the coding sequence ATGTTATCGGATATCAGTTATTACACTTCGGAGGCGCTTACTCTGCTGAATTCGCTTATCGGCATACCTTCTGTCAGCAGGGAAGAGGAAGCCGCCGCCGACTTTTTGCAGACTTACATTGAAGAATCCGGCATCATGACCGGCCGTTCGGGAAACAATATCTGGTGCATCAGCCCGATGTTTGATACCAGCCGCCCGACCATATTGCTCAACTCGCACATCGATACGGTGAAACCCGTGAACGGATGGAGGAAGCAGCCGTTTACCCCGAAAATGGAAAACGGGAAGCTTTACGGGCTGGGGAGCAATGACGCGGGGGCGAGCGTGGTGTCTTTGTTTCAGGCATACCGTTACCTTACTTCCGTTTCGCAAAGCTATAACCTGATTTTCCTCGCTTCGTGCGAAGAAGAGGTGTCGGGAAAAGGCGGCATCGAGAGTGTATTGCCCCAGCTGCCCCCGATTGCATTGGGAGTAGTAGGAGAGCCGACCGGAATGCAGCCGGCTATTGCCGAGAAGGGATTGATGGTGCTCGATGTCACGGCGCACGGAAAAGCCGGGCATGCGGCGCGCGAGGAGGGAGACAATGCGATATACAAGGTGTTGGACGACATCGAATGGTTCCGCAGCTTCCAGTTCCCGAAGGTCTCTCCGCTTTTGGGACCCGTCAAGATGAGCGTGACCCAAATCAATGCGGGCACGCAACACAATGTCATTCCCGACTTATGCACATTTGTGGTGGATATCCGGAGCAATGAATGCTATTCGAATGAAGAGCTGTTCGCCGATATCTGCGCCCATATCCGGTGCGAGGCGAAAGCACGCTCGTTCCGCCTCAATTCGTCTCATATCGACCAGGAGCATCCTTTCGTAAAGCGGGCCATTGAACTGGGGAAAGTTCCCTTCGGCTCGCCTACGCTTTCCGACCAGGCGTTGATGCACTTCCCTTCGGTCAAGATGGGGCCGGGCAAATCGTCCCGTTCGCATACGGCAGACGAATATGTGATGGTGAGTGAGATAGAAGAGGCTATCCAAACCTACATCGCGATATTGGACGGCTTGAAGATTTGA
- a CDS encoding AMP-dependent synthetase/ligase yields the protein MSESYLSGLIERQAEAYGDRAALKYRDYKKGVWIPVSWNQFAGKVKRISRALIASGVGVQENIGVFSQNMPECLYTDFGAFAIRAVTVPLYATSSEAQVHYIVEDASIRFLFVGEQYQYDVAYRVQQLCKTLKQIIIFSPDVARSPEDMNSIYYTDFLKQGESVEHQAEAERRRSESGPADLANILYTSGTTGESKGVMLHHSCYEAAFRAHDIVLKTLSDRDVIMNFLPFTHVFERAWSYYCLTKGCLMCINLYPQDIQMTIKEVRPTAMCSVPRFWEKVYAGVHEKINEASGLKKSLMLDALKTGYEHNIRYLMNGQTPPPLLHMKYKFYERTIYNVLKKTIGIENGNFFPTAGAAVSKEIEEFVHSVGINMVVGYGLTETTATVSLGWLDDFRTGSVGKTIPGLELKFGENNEILLRGETVTKGYYKKENLTRSLISEDGWFHTGDAGYMKDGFLYLTDRIKDLFKTSNGKYIAPQAIETKLVVDRYIDQVSIIADQRKFVSALIVPEYRQVEKYAKDRHIAYTDRKDLLQKPEIIALFQMRIDTLQQEFAHYEQIKKFTLLPEPFSMEKGELTNTLKIKRQVLMQNYAEEIEKMYEE from the coding sequence ATGAGCGAGTCTTATCTGTCCGGTCTGATTGAGCGGCAAGCGGAAGCGTATGGCGACCGCGCCGCATTGAAGTATCGTGATTATAAAAAAGGTGTATGGATTCCGGTCTCATGGAACCAGTTCGCCGGGAAAGTGAAACGCATTTCCCGCGCGTTGATAGCCTCGGGAGTGGGAGTGCAGGAAAACATCGGTGTCTTTTCCCAAAATATGCCGGAATGCCTGTACACCGATTTCGGCGCGTTTGCCATCCGTGCGGTTACGGTTCCGCTTTATGCCACAAGCTCCGAAGCGCAAGTGCACTACATCGTAGAGGACGCTTCCATCCGTTTCCTTTTTGTGGGCGAACAATACCAGTACGACGTGGCCTACCGGGTGCAACAATTATGCAAGACGCTGAAGCAAATCATTATCTTCAGCCCAGACGTAGCCCGTTCGCCGGAAGACATGAACTCCATCTATTATACGGACTTCCTGAAGCAGGGAGAAAGCGTAGAGCATCAGGCGGAAGCAGAGAGACGCAGAAGCGAATCGGGGCCCGCCGACCTTGCCAATATCCTTTACACATCGGGGACTACCGGCGAATCGAAAGGCGTGATGCTGCATCATTCGTGCTACGAAGCCGCTTTCCGCGCCCACGACATCGTGCTGAAAACACTCAGCGACCGGGATGTAATCATGAATTTCCTGCCCTTTACCCATGTATTCGAACGCGCCTGGTCGTATTATTGCCTTACGAAAGGATGCCTGATGTGCATCAACCTGTATCCGCAGGATATCCAAATGACCATCAAGGAAGTCCGTCCCACCGCCATGTGCAGCGTGCCTCGTTTTTGGGAGAAGGTATATGCCGGCGTGCACGAAAAAATAAACGAAGCCTCAGGGCTGAAGAAGAGCCTGATGCTGGATGCCCTGAAAACCGGCTACGAGCACAACATCCGTTACCTGATGAACGGGCAAACCCCTCCTCCCCTGCTGCACATGAAATACAAGTTTTACGAACGCACCATATATAATGTATTGAAGAAAACCATCGGCATCGAGAACGGCAATTTCTTCCCCACCGCCGGTGCCGCCGTATCGAAAGAAATAGAAGAGTTTGTCCATTCGGTAGGCATCAATATGGTGGTAGGATATGGACTGACCGAAACTACTGCCACCGTTTCGCTCGGCTGGCTGGACGACTTCCGTACCGGTTCGGTAGGCAAGACGATACCGGGGCTGGAGCTGAAATTCGGAGAGAACAATGAAATCTTGCTCCGGGGCGAAACCGTGACCAAAGGATATTATAAAAAGGAGAACCTGACGCGGAGCCTGATAAGCGAAGACGGATGGTTCCATACGGGAGATGCCGGTTATATGAAAGACGGTTTCTTATACCTGACCGACCGTATCAAGGATTTGTTCAAGACTTCGAACGGAAAGTACATCGCTCCGCAAGCCATCGAGACCAAGCTGGTGGTAGACCGGTATATCGACCAAGTGTCTATCATCGCCGACCAGCGCAAGTTCGTATCGGCATTGATTGTGCCCGAGTACAGGCAAGTGGAGAAATATGCCAAAGACCGCCACATCGCTTATACCGACCGGAAAGACCTGCTGCAAAAGCCCGAAATCATCGCTCTGTTCCAAATGCGCATAGACACCTTGCAGCAAGAGTTTGCGCATTACGAGCAAATCAAGAAGTTCACCCTCCTCCCCGAGCCTTTCAGCATGGAAAAAGGGGAACTGACCAATACCTTGAAAATCAAACGGCAGGTATTGATGCAAAACTATGCGGAAGAAATCGAGAAGATGTATGAAGAATGA